From a single Brassica napus cultivar Da-Ae chromosome C9, Da-Ae, whole genome shotgun sequence genomic region:
- the LOC125592894 gene encoding putative Myb family transcription factor At1g14600, translated as MGKRGGKNGNENYDGVGFNGQGGSGVRPYVRSPVPRLKWTADLHRCFVNAVDMLGGQHRATPKLVLKMMDVKGLTISHVKSHLQMHRGSKLTLGKPEENSLFSIRRQDTEEDYLQDYLSLHIRNDCPTGFHTFSLSSHSSRGRRKEHTSESRGGDDVDDSLHIMNLKTNETTFPSHHFHQNTEKETNPWHEHEHEHEQEHEHEEEELSLSLSLNHHHLRSNGSSVSETSDAVSTCSAPFVNKDCFGSSPKIDLDLNLSISLLGS; from the exons ATGGGTAAGCGTGGTGGGAAAAATGGTAACGAAAACTATGACGGCGTTGGTTTTAATGGTCAAGGAGGCAGTGGAGTTAGGCCATACGTACGGTCTCCGGTGCCTAGACTCAAGTGGACGGCGGATCTCCACCGTTGTTTTGTTAACGCCGTCGATATGCTCGGTGGCCAACATC GAGCTACTCCAAAGCTTGTTCTTAAGATGATGGATGTAAAGGGACTCACCATTTCACATGTCAAGAGTCATCTTCAG ATGCATAGAGGTTCTAAACTCACTTTGGGTAAACCAG AGGAAAACTCTTTATTTTCAATAAGAAGACAGGACACTGAAGAGGATTATCTTCAGGACTACTTGTCTTTACACATAAGGAATGATTGTCCTACGGGTTTTCACACCTTTTCTCTTTCTTCACATTCTTCtag aggaagaagaaaggagcATACTTCAGAGTCTCGTGGTGGAGATGATGTCGATGACTCTCTTCACATCATGAACTTGAAGACGAACGAAACGACGTTTCCATCACATCATTTCCACCAg AATACAGAGAAGGAGACAAACCCTTGGCACGAACACGAACACGAACATGAACaagaacatgaacatgaagaagaagaactgtCGTTGTCGCTGTCGTTGAATCATCATCATTTGAGAAGCAACGGATCATCAGTGAGCGAAACAAGTGACGCGGTCTCGACATGTTCAGCACCATTCGTCAACAAAGATTGCTTCGGTTCTTCACCAAAGATTGATCTTGACCTTAACCTTTCAATTTCTCTCCTTGGCAGCTGA